A DNA window from Myxocyprinus asiaticus isolate MX2 ecotype Aquarium Trade chromosome 15, UBuf_Myxa_2, whole genome shotgun sequence contains the following coding sequences:
- the LOC127453132 gene encoding sphingomyelin phosphodiesterase 5-like has product MSLRESPFSDGVLEVLHAVGWGLIFPCYWFLDRLIANCVFTTLERMQRREQLLPLQVIFGSILFFILFVISTPFALLGFVLWAPLQAVRRPFSYHQQVPIIPMEDRNARWEETGKVSFGFVSANLCLLPDSLARFNNLGHTQQRAEIIGQNIVQGVTRPHICISVDSPSSCGTVMPSSSLLPQAAPSTYGSVDSNAGETGDVEPDGNIPNSSTRNSKEPNCNQNSNQHGSQVHRQGDIPMEVSALFPPTVDIVCLEEVFDKRAAFKLMRALGPLYGHVIYDVGVYAGQPPGTCSSFKFFNSGLFVASRFPVIEARYNCFTNGHREDALAAKGLLSVKVEIGLQKGDKKMVGYFNCTHLHAPEGHGGIRFEQLNMLTKWINEFQAGTKKADEMVIFDVLCGDFNFDNCSPDNNLEQRHGLFEDYRDPCRAGPGQEKPWVIGTLLEQPTLYHENVLTPDNLQRTLESEELRRGYLSPPVPMIGIPMVYPEPNQPWVGRRIDYLLYRENSISSHCKTEVEEFTYVTQLAGLTDHIPVGFRLGVTLDSEEM; this is encoded by the exons ATGTCTTTGAGAGAGTCACCTTTCTCCGATGGTGTTTTGGAAGTTCTCCATGCTGTAGGATGGGGTCTCATCTTCCCGTGTTACTGGTTCCTGGACCGCCTCATCGCCAACTGTGTCTTCACCACTCTGGAGCGCATGCAGAGGCGCGAGCAGCTCCTTCCACTTCAGGTCATCTTCGGCTCCATCCTCTTTTTCATCTTATTCGTAATTTCCACACCCTTCGCCCTCCTGGGGTTTGTGCTATGGGCGCCTCTGCAAGCAGTACGCAGGCCATTCTCGTACCACCAACAGGTACCAATTATCCCCATGGAGGACCGGAATGCCCGGTGGGAGGAGACGGGTAAAGTCAGCTTCGGATTCGTATCGGCCAACCTGTGCCTACTGCCCGACAGCCTAGCGCGCTTCAACAACCTTGGACACACGCAGCAACGTGCCGAAATCATTGGACAAAACATCGTCCAAGGTGTGACGCGCCCTCACATCTGTATTTCTGTGGATTCTCCGAGTAGCTGCGGCACGGTGATGCCATCCAGCAGTCTGCTTCCACAGGCCGCCCCATCCACGTATGGATCAGTAGACTCCAACGCAGGAGAGACGGGGGACGTTGAACCGGATGGAAATATTCCAAATAGTTCCACAAGGAATTCCAAAGAACCCAACTGCAACCAAAACTCCAACCAGCATGGCAGCCAAGTGCACAGACAAGGCGACATTCCGATGGAAGTGTCCGCTTTGTTCCCGCCCACTGTGGATATTGTGTGCCTGGAGGAAGTTTTCGATAAGAGAGCTGCTTTCAAACTCATGCGGGCTCTCGGACCGCTCTATGGTCATGTGATCTATGATGTCGGTGTTTATGCAGGGCAGCCACCTGGAACCTGCTCCTCTTTCAaattttttaacagtggattattCGTGGCCAGTCGCTTCCCCGTGATTGAGGCCCGGTACAACTGCTTTACCAACGGCCACAGAGAAGATGCACTGGCCGCCAAAGGCCTGCTCTCTGTAAAG GTGGAAATAGGGTTGCAAAAAGGAGACAAGAAAATGGTTGGCTATTTTAACTGCACTCACCTACATGCTCCTGAAG GACATGGAGGGATACGCTTTGAGCAGCTCAACATGCTGACTAAATGGATCAATGAGTTTCAAGCAGGGACCAAGAAAGCTGATGAAATGGTGATATTTGATGTGCTGTGCGGAGACTTCAACTTTGACAACTGTTCCCCTG ATAACAATCTGGAGCAAAGGCACGGTCTGTTTGAAGACTACAGAGACCCCTGCAGAGCTGGACCGGGTCAAGAGAAGCCCTGGGTCATTG GGACCCTATTGGAACAACCAACACTCTATCATGAGAATGTGCTGACCCCCGACAACCTGCAGCG AACTTTGGAAAGTGAAGAACTGCGCAGAGGGTATTTATCCCCACCGGTCCCCATGATCGGCATCCCCATGGTTTACCCCGAGCCCAATCAACCCTGGGTGGGACGTCGGATTGATTATCTTCTGTATCGAGAGAACTCCATCTCCAGTCACTGCAAAACA GAAGTGGAAGAGTTTACGTACGTGACCCAGCTGGCTGGTTTGACAGATCACATCCCTGTGGGCTTTAGACTCGGTGTCACGCTGGATTCAGAAGAGATGTGA